From a region of the Vibrio ostreae genome:
- a CDS encoding DUF4123 domain-containing protein, giving the protein MSQLTEFFESDEYTHWVVVDKIRVPDIDILAYRYENNPEMIKLFYGSDFHHLVEVSPVVFCFTGSKELTNLIKYDFALKTSTVVFSFKKNTKQEDRLNHLRSLLTVIINGDMRFFRYYSSVFLNSVHKGLNDQDKKNILGPFSSLTWVGEDDEWKSLVGDENKKYVNNGNTPLSLTSSVLLGYL; this is encoded by the coding sequence ATGAGTCAGTTAACCGAGTTTTTTGAATCTGACGAATATACCCATTGGGTAGTCGTCGACAAAATAAGAGTACCTGATATTGATATTTTGGCATATCGGTACGAGAACAATCCTGAAATGATAAAACTGTTCTATGGAAGTGATTTTCACCATCTTGTTGAAGTTAGTCCGGTAGTTTTTTGTTTCACCGGTTCAAAAGAACTGACTAATTTAATTAAATACGATTTTGCTTTGAAGACAAGCACAGTAGTATTTTCATTTAAGAAAAATACGAAACAAGAAGATAGGTTAAATCATCTCCGAAGTTTGCTAACAGTAATAATTAATGGTGATATGAGGTTTTTTAGATATTATTCCTCGGTTTTCTTGAATAGCGTTCACAAAGGATTAAACGATCAAGACAAGAAAAATATATTAGGTCCCTTTTCGTCCTTAACTTGGGTTGGTGAGGATGATGAATGGAAGAGTTTGGTTGGAGATGAAAACAAGAAATACGTAAATAACGGAAATACACCACTTTCTTTGACATCATCTGTTTTATTGGGATATCTATAA
- a CDS encoding LysM peptidoglycan-binding domain-containing protein: MTTVKTYEIRPGDCLDLISEKFDISKSVLQELNSDQIKDIDLIYAGNTLKLSGNEGSPIEVDLGTRTTLPLVPEKPACGNELCSSQVPDFVDILYVPAHPETGEKTWYALTKTAQEAVMSEIDLFKSAVTTDRQTTFNNLNTLGILSKFEHKPHEMFLSDTDIERLRTVSWMLVTIQSGAAKNYFNGGENGFIISIAEQEDGIDYYSILSDSLTWEKLKDFVFKVSIRTAPISYYIGKSLGFIDEVDEENKEYILREKALSAAKLKVVDYLEDEIALLEKKAVKAAGKVVTDDGTNFVYSEKESYFTSEKQDDIAKCIKKVNSYRRWSDEELSEQNHEELNSKLDRFWNQDVKNSAQFINALEEFKRGSDIPSNAMSAYSFTFYLLKLNDYGFVVKEQCLPKELLIGTDKVHLGPESLYNSSKYKNWRDDASLTIEPDDYNKVVSGLLTELLTFDDTVRDDKHIRAILSSNKCSASQWAYYPTLALIRFIDATLSEWLSSIRSIMGGRSIPDMFSDLIWVKKVALERLEQLKRRAEASALQGKVINFYLNKDKLSAMTLLWDEKNYKVLEKKLGIFSNKAGDADLQAVECSLLSNEGEVGWVRGPSWFLPTAKKNLSKGHCKDITEKVVMVDPLVNADAAGKTLSEALDEIKKQLAGTFTKANFVTGPLNLNKTIEKYDSSAFWQSHYHWQGGRADNGSSAYIANAQAQFLRLSSSASGSLNLPLSELDALRPNLDLTTGASIQANFTLLSGQIGFSSWFPTNDKDQNVRPDKGHGLSISYVALDYESMTDKKREYDAGECFVKLSAKVYGLAAASCQLSGNLSFGPSETNGGLGVKGKSIKVLDANQASENSPKARVLKDGDALIPQAAAQTGVKVDVFAGVEAGGSIDAEVHWKPPAVMINNNKVEQSLGKLGSISAQMAANYGIGYSGEFRFTFQNGQIVLITSAKAVCGPGFSGKFSVTLSPVMMDRFLACLLGVLKESGFRYVEVFGDYDKNGRNEYFEQLNERLTIAMALGLTFGDVMLLPSVVYDEYKNDVLQEDYAPMIARHITMAEVSSSKKDWIRNLPPETLAKLLNCLTNKKEESFFESDLQKISRQENEERKVSAVIQILKWISPTGNDENKFRTRQFEETLIRIGGNLEDVRTPASQWQRFADSWRRLEEYIISVSDNNRGLRISFNDNVWQLAINMHGYRYKDVKGNFHYRAYRVELDDETQKMKLDREKIKAVFGSDPRWEFFSIWKI; this comes from the coding sequence ATGACTACAGTAAAAACTTATGAAATTCGTCCGGGAGATTGTTTAGATCTGATCTCGGAAAAGTTTGATATTTCAAAAAGTGTACTCCAAGAATTAAATAGTGATCAAATTAAAGATATTGATCTGATTTATGCTGGTAACACACTTAAGTTATCAGGTAATGAAGGGTCTCCAATCGAAGTAGACTTAGGTACACGTACTACACTTCCTCTAGTTCCTGAAAAACCAGCATGTGGGAATGAACTCTGTTCCAGTCAAGTCCCTGATTTTGTCGATATACTATACGTACCTGCTCATCCGGAAACGGGAGAGAAAACTTGGTATGCACTAACGAAAACAGCTCAAGAAGCGGTTATGTCTGAAATTGATTTGTTTAAAAGCGCAGTCACAACGGACAGACAAACGACGTTTAACAACCTTAATACACTAGGGATATTATCTAAATTTGAACATAAACCACATGAAATGTTCCTGTCAGACACGGATATCGAACGCTTAAGAACTGTGAGTTGGATGTTGGTAACTATTCAATCAGGCGCTGCTAAGAACTATTTTAATGGAGGAGAAAATGGATTTATCATTTCTATTGCAGAACAAGAAGATGGCATAGATTATTATAGTATTCTTAGTGACAGCCTTACTTGGGAGAAGCTAAAAGATTTTGTATTTAAAGTTTCAATACGTACTGCCCCTATTTCCTATTACATTGGTAAATCATTAGGTTTTATTGATGAGGTAGATGAGGAAAACAAAGAATATATTCTAAGGGAGAAAGCTTTAAGTGCTGCAAAATTAAAAGTTGTAGACTATCTTGAAGACGAAATTGCTTTGCTAGAGAAAAAAGCAGTAAAAGCAGCAGGAAAGGTAGTTACTGATGACGGTACAAACTTCGTCTACAGTGAAAAGGAAAGTTACTTTACTAGTGAAAAACAAGATGACATCGCTAAATGTATAAAAAAAGTTAATTCTTATCGTCGTTGGTCTGATGAAGAGTTATCTGAACAAAATCATGAAGAATTGAACTCTAAACTGGATAGATTTTGGAATCAAGATGTCAAAAATTCTGCACAATTTATTAATGCATTGGAAGAATTTAAACGCGGTAGTGACATACCATCAAACGCCATGAGCGCGTATAGTTTCACTTTCTATCTTTTGAAATTAAATGATTATGGCTTTGTTGTCAAAGAGCAGTGTCTGCCTAAAGAGTTGTTAATTGGCACGGATAAAGTGCATCTGGGACCGGAAAGCCTTTATAACAGTAGTAAATACAAAAATTGGCGAGATGACGCTAGTCTGACTATTGAACCGGATGATTATAACAAAGTAGTTTCGGGATTACTGACAGAACTACTAACATTTGACGACACAGTAAGAGATGATAAGCATATTAGAGCTATTCTTTCTTCTAATAAATGTTCCGCCAGTCAATGGGCGTATTATCCGACATTGGCGCTGATTCGCTTTATTGATGCGACACTTTCTGAATGGCTGAGCTCTATTCGTAGCATTATGGGTGGACGTTCTATTCCTGATATGTTTTCTGACCTAATCTGGGTAAAGAAAGTTGCACTCGAGAGACTAGAACAACTTAAGAGAAGGGCTGAAGCGTCAGCTTTACAAGGTAAAGTCATTAATTTTTATCTTAATAAAGATAAGCTATCTGCCATGACTCTTTTATGGGATGAAAAGAACTATAAGGTTTTGGAAAAAAAACTAGGGATATTTTCTAACAAGGCTGGTGATGCAGACCTTCAAGCTGTTGAATGTAGTTTGTTATCAAATGAGGGAGAAGTTGGTTGGGTTAGAGGACCAAGTTGGTTTTTACCAACGGCGAAAAAAAACCTTAGTAAAGGTCACTGTAAGGATATAACGGAAAAAGTCGTAATGGTTGATCCGTTAGTCAACGCAGATGCTGCAGGTAAGACATTATCTGAAGCTTTAGATGAAATTAAGAAGCAATTAGCAGGTACTTTTACGAAAGCAAATTTTGTCACAGGACCGTTGAATCTAAATAAGACAATAGAAAAGTATGACTCAAGTGCTTTCTGGCAATCCCACTACCACTGGCAAGGCGGAAGAGCAGACAACGGTTCGTCAGCCTATATAGCGAATGCTCAGGCGCAATTTTTACGCTTATCATCAAGTGCCAGTGGTTCTTTGAATCTGCCGTTAAGCGAATTAGATGCATTGCGTCCTAACTTAGACTTGACTACAGGAGCGTCGATTCAAGCCAATTTTACCTTATTAAGTGGTCAAATAGGATTTTCGTCTTGGTTTCCGACTAATGATAAGGATCAAAACGTGCGCCCAGATAAGGGGCATGGGCTTTCGATTTCTTACGTAGCCCTGGATTATGAGTCTATGACGGATAAAAAACGAGAATACGATGCGGGAGAGTGTTTTGTAAAACTTAGCGCCAAAGTCTATGGTTTGGCGGCAGCAAGTTGTCAACTCTCTGGGAATTTATCCTTCGGTCCTTCAGAAACCAACGGTGGGTTGGGTGTTAAAGGAAAATCTATCAAGGTTCTGGACGCAAACCAAGCTAGCGAAAACTCACCTAAAGCAAGAGTATTAAAGGATGGTGATGCTCTTATTCCACAAGCGGCGGCACAAACTGGGGTTAAGGTAGACGTATTTGCTGGTGTCGAAGCCGGAGGAAGCATTGATGCCGAAGTTCATTGGAAGCCGCCTGCGGTGATGATAAACAATAATAAGGTGGAGCAATCACTAGGAAAATTGGGCAGTATCAGTGCTCAGATGGCGGCTAATTATGGTATCGGATACTCTGGAGAATTTCGGTTTACCTTTCAAAATGGCCAAATCGTTCTTATCACATCAGCAAAAGCTGTGTGTGGACCAGGCTTCTCTGGAAAATTTTCTGTAACATTAAGTCCAGTTATGATGGATAGATTTTTGGCATGCCTTTTAGGAGTGTTAAAAGAGAGTGGATTCCGTTATGTAGAGGTGTTTGGAGATTATGACAAAAATGGAAGAAATGAGTACTTTGAACAACTTAATGAAAGGTTGACTATAGCTATGGCTCTCGGCTTAACATTTGGAGATGTTATGTTGCTTCCATCAGTTGTCTATGATGAGTATAAAAACGATGTGCTCCAAGAAGATTACGCGCCCATGATAGCACGACATATCACGATGGCTGAGGTTAGCTCTAGTAAGAAAGATTGGATTAGAAATTTACCTCCAGAAACATTAGCTAAATTGTTAAATTGTTTGACTAATAAAAAGGAAGAATCTTTTTTTGAGAGTGATCTTCAGAAAATATCTAGACAGGAAAATGAAGAAAGGAAAGTTAGTGCTGTTATACAAATATTGAAATGGATTTCTCCTACTGGAAATGATGAGAATAAATTCAGGACTCGTCAGTTTGAAGAAACTCTTATTCGCATAGGGGGAAATCTAGAAGATGTTAGAACTCCAGCTTCACAGTGGCAGCGTTTTGCTGATAGTTGGCGGCGTCTTGAAGAATATATCATTTCTGTTAGCGATAATAACAGAGGGCTTAGAATTTCCTTCAATGATAATGTTTGGCAATTAGCAATCAATATGCATGGATATAGATATAAAGATGTTAAGGGGAACTTTCATTATCGAGCCTATCGAGTTGAACTTGATGACGAAACTCAGAAGATGAAGTTAGATAGAGAAAAAATAAAAGCAGTTTTTGGTAGTGATCCTCGGTGGGAGTTTTTTAGTATATGGAAAATATGA
- a CDS encoding SEL1-like repeat protein, with the protein MENMMIKKNILYKFAIFILFAFIISIGSYWLYLKLPTGLDIALSSPLTDETLSTTSYKSININNDPYASSTYRPDDPLYKPVLAIQQKRWSEAIDMLKPMAEQGNSTAMFWLGDITYSANAFSDGGKWFVRAAELGNPYAALRLSPSLSFGHDCDRWLKAYCDSKWDDIGLKGLLKLAHDGDTKAAYAYLYVTRFKNTSSEFYSDLVDLVKTGMDKNYYPPLRYLVNLYLSRESLSPFDNDPLPLSDNEKKVIFNSLMVAAKNNDVLSMKLINDDFKGFFDSDFDDLIDQSQLLLDGNNFLIAFDYFIRGRSNTKSNRDFLIRGYSVANLFDYYIKDFNQRGEYKGIFEYMLMDSNIKPMSEEEKSQGMIMTRNLIGHSTPVIFIDEVTGISPLFH; encoded by the coding sequence ATGGAAAATATGATGATTAAAAAAAATATACTGTATAAGTTTGCAATTTTTATCCTTTTTGCTTTCATCATATCTATTGGATCCTATTGGTTATATTTAAAACTTCCGACTGGGTTAGACATTGCTTTATCGTCTCCACTAACTGACGAAACGTTAAGTACGACTTCTTACAAAAGCATAAATATAAATAATGATCCTTATGCTTCTAGTACCTACAGACCTGATGATCCTTTGTATAAGCCTGTCTTGGCAATCCAGCAAAAGCGCTGGAGTGAAGCCATTGATATGTTAAAACCAATGGCAGAGCAGGGTAACTCTACTGCCATGTTTTGGCTTGGAGATATTACCTATTCAGCGAACGCTTTTTCAGACGGGGGTAAATGGTTTGTAAGGGCTGCTGAATTAGGTAATCCTTATGCTGCATTAAGACTTTCTCCCTCATTGAGTTTTGGTCATGATTGCGATAGGTGGTTGAAGGCCTATTGTGATAGTAAGTGGGATGATATCGGATTAAAAGGTTTGTTAAAACTAGCACATGACGGTGACACCAAAGCTGCGTATGCTTATCTCTATGTTACTAGATTTAAAAATACAAGTTCAGAGTTTTATTCTGATTTGGTTGATTTGGTAAAAACCGGAATGGATAAAAATTATTATCCCCCATTGCGATATTTAGTGAACCTTTATTTGTCTAGGGAGTCATTAAGTCCTTTTGACAATGACCCATTACCTTTGAGTGATAATGAAAAGAAAGTTATTTTTAACTCATTGATGGTTGCGGCAAAAAATAATGACGTATTGTCTATGAAATTAATTAATGATGATTTTAAAGGTTTTTTTGACAGTGATTTTGATGATTTGATAGATCAGAGCCAACTTCTATTGGATGGTAATAATTTTCTTATTGCTTTTGATTATTTTATTAGAGGTAGGAGTAATACAAAGTCAAATAGAGATTTTTTGATAAGAGGATACTCTGTTGCGAATCTTTTTGATTATTATATCAAGGACTTTAACCAACGCGGCGAATATAAAGGTATCTTTGAGTATATGCTAATGGATAGTAATATAAAACCTATGAGTGAAGAAGAGAAGTCTCAAGGGATGATAATGACTAGAAATTTGATTGGTCATTCTACACCAGTTATCTTTATTGATGAAGTAACTGGGATTTCGCCATTATTTCACTGA
- a CDS encoding complement resistance protein TraT, whose translation MNTNAKFGFLLAAILSVSGCSAINTAVSKRNLEVKTTMSETIWLDPVSASQRTIFLQVRNTTDKQIDIQQELKEKLTQKGYSVVQDPAAAHYWLQANVLKAEKMDPASAQGFLNSGYGGALSGAAIGALAAASATSHSNTIGAAGLIGGAIGLVGNALVEDVYYALITDVRVVEKTDNKVTSTEVAQLSNGNSGALNTSISSVDNKKRFQTRVLSNANQVNLEFEEAKPVLVEDLTTSISGIF comes from the coding sequence ATGAACACTAACGCTAAATTTGGCTTTCTACTCGCTGCTATTCTCTCTGTTTCTGGCTGTTCTGCAATAAACACCGCCGTAAGCAAGCGTAATCTCGAAGTAAAAACCACAATGTCAGAAACGATCTGGCTGGATCCGGTTTCAGCTAGCCAACGAACTATTTTCTTACAAGTACGAAACACAACCGATAAGCAGATTGATATTCAACAGGAATTAAAAGAAAAGCTGACACAAAAGGGTTACTCCGTTGTACAAGATCCAGCTGCTGCTCACTACTGGCTACAGGCAAATGTGTTAAAGGCAGAGAAAATGGATCCCGCTTCAGCCCAGGGCTTCCTTAACAGCGGATACGGTGGCGCACTCTCTGGTGCAGCAATTGGAGCTCTAGCTGCAGCATCCGCTACGAGTCATTCAAACACTATTGGTGCGGCAGGTCTCATCGGTGGCGCTATTGGACTGGTTGGAAATGCTTTAGTAGAAGACGTTTATTATGCCCTGATTACTGATGTACGTGTCGTGGAAAAGACAGATAACAAAGTCACTTCTACTGAAGTCGCACAACTATCAAATGGTAATTCTGGCGCACTAAATACCTCTATATCCAGCGTGGATAACAAAAAACGTTTTCAAACCCGTGTTCTGTCGAATGCAAACCAAGTGAACTTAGAGTTTGAAGAAGCTAAACCAGTGCTAGTAGAAGATCTAACCACTTCAATCAGTGGTATTTTCTAA
- a CDS encoding SEL1-like repeat protein: MLGYYLYLKWPTGVDVELSRPVDQTIQSLIVLADKEKKINPDPYASSRYRPNDTLYDPVLAIQQGNWAKAEQLLKPMVDKGNATAMFWLAEITYRSSAFSGSGGAALFEKSAKLGNPYAALRLSPKYNQYQCEMRMSSYCDDSWSKIGIDLLAKRASSGDLSAQYALLYYARFDNADEKYFYEFINTVKEGMNENYFRPLRHLISMYLKREHSSLFDSSVNPLSEKDKKELLKLLFYAADNNDIDSLNVINKRFKNVLSSERYLNQSVGRNLSVLDNKHFVLTFDYFVAKGKEHREFVVQGYAVAKLFATYEGNEYGILTTVYQDQLEKSGITALTDDEKKNADLLYQTYLNKQKPVIYIDEISGAWGDVIY; encoded by the coding sequence ATGTTGGGTTATTATTTGTATCTTAAATGGCCAACAGGTGTTGATGTCGAGCTATCTCGTCCCGTCGATCAAACAATACAAAGCCTCATTGTGCTTGCTGACAAAGAGAAAAAGATAAATCCAGACCCTTATGCTTCGAGTCGTTATAGACCTAATGATACGTTATATGATCCTGTGTTGGCTATTCAGCAGGGCAATTGGGCGAAAGCTGAGCAGTTGTTAAAACCGATGGTAGACAAGGGTAACGCTACTGCAATGTTTTGGTTGGCGGAAATCACCTATCGCAGTAGCGCTTTTTCTGGTAGTGGTGGCGCTGCGCTTTTTGAAAAGTCCGCAAAGCTTGGTAACCCTTATGCTGCGCTTCGATTGTCGCCAAAGTATAATCAATATCAATGCGAAATGAGAATGTCATCTTATTGTGATGATTCATGGAGTAAAATCGGGATAGATTTATTAGCAAAGAGAGCGAGTTCCGGCGATCTATCCGCTCAGTATGCACTTTTATATTACGCTCGTTTTGACAACGCAGATGAAAAATACTTTTATGAGTTTATTAATACAGTGAAAGAGGGGATGAATGAGAACTACTTTCGCCCGTTAAGACACCTAATATCCATGTATTTAAAACGAGAGCACTCAAGCCTGTTTGATAGTAGCGTCAACCCATTATCCGAAAAGGATAAAAAAGAGTTACTCAAATTGTTATTTTACGCTGCCGATAATAATGATATTGATTCGTTGAATGTTATTAATAAACGATTTAAAAATGTATTAAGTTCGGAACGTTACCTTAATCAATCTGTAGGAAGAAATTTATCAGTATTGGATAATAAACACTTCGTTCTGACCTTCGACTACTTCGTTGCCAAGGGTAAAGAACATAGAGAGTTTGTCGTACAGGGATACGCAGTGGCTAAGTTGTTCGCTACCTATGAGGGTAATGAATATGGAATTCTCACGACAGTGTACCAGGATCAGCTTGAAAAGTCGGGTATTACTGCTTTAACTGATGATGAGAAAAAGAACGCGGATCTGCTATATCAAACGTATTTAAACAAACAGAAACCAGTGATTTATATTGATGAAATATCCGGTGCTTGGGGAGATGTTATTTATTAA
- a CDS encoding DUF3012 domain-containing protein, translated as MKKFAVVMLGALALAGCENEVGSSGWCEEMRDKPTNEWSAQNAVDFAKHCLFEQEVGTPQWCEAMDAKPKGDWTANQATSYAKHCIF; from the coding sequence ATGAAAAAATTCGCCGTGGTAATGTTGGGAGCATTGGCCCTGGCCGGCTGTGAAAACGAGGTCGGCAGCAGCGGCTGGTGTGAAGAGATGCGTGATAAACCGACCAATGAGTGGAGCGCGCAAAACGCGGTCGATTTTGCCAAGCACTGCCTGTTCGAGCAAGAAGTCGGCACTCCGCAATGGTGTGAAGCAATGGACGCCAAACCTAAAGGCGACTGGACAGCAAACCAAGCCACGTCCTACGCCAAGCACTGCATTTTCTAA
- the rbsD gene encoding D-ribose pyranase — protein MSYLVSTLGHTDEITICDAGLPIAEESQRIDLALTHGVPSFLQTVQVILSESQIEGVVMAQEFAEVSPELHAALLDELKNEEARFGKSIAISYVSHEEFKARTHYSRAVVRTGECTPYANVIFQAGVVF, from the coding sequence CTGTCCTACCTGGTTTCAACACTGGGTCATACCGATGAAATCACCATTTGTGATGCGGGCTTACCGATCGCAGAAGAATCACAACGTATTGATCTTGCTTTGACTCATGGCGTTCCGAGTTTCCTGCAAACCGTGCAGGTCATCCTGTCTGAATCACAGATTGAAGGCGTGGTGATGGCGCAAGAGTTTGCTGAAGTGAGCCCGGAGCTGCACGCGGCGCTTCTCGATGAACTTAAAAACGAGGAAGCGCGTTTTGGTAAGAGCATTGCCATTAGCTATGTTTCTCACGAAGAGTTTAAAGCGCGCACCCACTACAGCCGTGCCGTAGTCAGAACCGGTGAATGCACACCGTACGCCAACGTTATTTTCCAGGCTGGTGTTGTTTTTTAA